The Stigmatella aurantiaca DW4/3-1 genome contains the following window.
TCCCGGGCCTCTTCCTCGTCGTGCGTGGCCGCGGCCCCCTCCCGGGTGAAGAAGACGAAGGCCATGGCGGGCCGCTTGGAGGACTCGCGCATGGCGAACTGCACGCCATCGAGGTTCCAGCCCTGGCCCACCCACTGGTTGACGGTGCGCTCCAGGGCGCCCTCGTCGACCGTGGACAGCTCAACCACCTTGTACTGGAGGGGACCGGGGGCCCGGACGGCGGACGCCTGGCCCGCCTTGAGCGAAGGACGGGCCCGGCGGGGGCGTTCAGGCGGAGGTTTTGCCTGCTTGCGTTTCGGCCGCTTCTTCTGAGTGGGCATCGATTATCCGCCAATCACTTTGCGCGCACTCCGGGGCGCGATCAAGCGGCTGGACGCGCCGGCCGCCCCGGGGTGTCTCCTACAAGAGCTTGGCGGCCTCCAGGGCATGGTAGGTGACGATGAGGTCGGCCCCAGCGCGCTTGATGGAGGTGAGCACTTCCATCATGACCCGCTCTCCATCCACCCACCCGTTCTGGGCGGCGGCCTTGAGCATCGCGTACTCGCCGGAAACGTTGTAGGCGGCCACCGGCACATCACAGCGCTCCTTCACCCGGTGGATGATGTCCAGGTAGGACAACGCGGGCTTGACCATGACCATGTCGGCGCCCTCGGCGAGATCCTGCGCCAGTTCGTGGAGGGCCTCGCGCGCGTTGCCCGGGTCCATCTGGTAACCCCGGCGATCCCCGAACTGGGGGGTGCTCTGGGCCGCCTCCCGGAAAGGGCCGTAGAAGCCGGAGGCGTACTTGACCGCGTAGGAGAGAATGGGCGTCTCCCCCTGGTTGGCCTCGTCCAGCGCCTTGCGCAGGGCGAGCACGCGCCCGTCCATCATGTCCGAGGGTGCGATGATGTCCGCGCCCGCCTGGGCACAGGTCACGGCCATCTGCGCCAGCAACGGGAGCGTCGCGTCGTTGGCCA
Protein-coding sequences here:
- the hemB gene encoding porphobilinogen synthase, translated to MAFPLHRPRRLRRSAILRDMVRETTLAPSDFIYPLFVVEGRDVRRPVTSMPGIFNLSVEHAVAEAKQAKALGVPSVILFGIPGHKDARGTQGYARDGIVQRAIRAVKEAVPDMQVIADVCLCEYTDHGHCGVLEGGHVANDATLPLLAQMAVTCAQAGADIIAPSDMMDGRVLALRKALDEANQGETPILSYAVKYASGFYGPFREAAQSTPQFGDRRGYQMDPGNAREALHELAQDLAEGADMVMVKPALSYLDIIHRVKERCDVPVAAYNVSGEYAMLKAAAQNGWVDGERVMMEVLTSIKRAGADLIVTYHALEAAKLL